A window of the Mytilus trossulus isolate FHL-02 unplaced genomic scaffold, PNRI_Mtr1.1.1.hap1 h1tg000050l__unscaffolded, whole genome shotgun sequence genome harbors these coding sequences:
- the LOC134699227 gene encoding uncharacterized protein LOC134699227: MWTRSKGPIDLHHSWMISMFPENGTPTTSDGETNLILQQPGTSGLQQPGTSGLQNSATSSLQQPGTSGLQQPGTSSLQQPGPSGHQTAPTTNTTTTTVPTTSTATVPTVSTHAPVITYQPPPQPSNQQIPPGFQIEHKINVQIKPYDGKVSPSQWWQKFLAFITLQHMTDKQAILSLPFHLEDKPSEWFSTLADEAKQSLATIKTAFISRFQPQVSSSINLTKLKQSPTENIEDYIHRAIQYNKYRSASVPFLIELAINGMKSSIAHIIIPQQPQTIEELRKIASIAEMTVNQTKTLDETNINDSVEKFVASAEARLMDNLAERFSSTISAINSSMDEKITSYNPNTYKPVENNQYVQPQYQPQLQNNYQPIQQFQQFQPRQQFQPRQQFQPRQQFQPRQQFQPRQQFQPQQQNRTRYQQTTNQTQQWSPQNQTNQNTNCIGCGFLFAHQNSLLYSIIVILSLITILLSPINGKLTQRINHGNEIKEQIQSSITQESWLPTFQIESPKTIEEQPIFTQKFEPEATWPDSNTILIVFTTGISRIVIVFCIFMLCKVRKMAVTLLILQQSLQIHSQTMPSFIYRNPNVKDKSPSIIEKLMKQEFSWSHVSVILNTIVLIFLIFIIYSLYKSKNQKSTKVMLEITSGGSCVTVPILSLSLCPSYYNFPVPKVHDLSISAFPQSKLFVSWSSFIITNRVTGQTVKIPSTIDINIITRYKISQIINQPFNVYVLITHQGFASTLNPSCLPQSNDHVDDVHVKVDETTSMYPKLD, encoded by the exons ATGTGGACCAGATCCAAAGGACCAATAGACCTACATCACTCGTGGATGATAAGTATGTTTCCAGAAAATGGCACCCCCACAACATCAGATGGAGAAACAAATCTGATACTCCAACAACCAGGAACTTCTGGCCTCCAACAACCAGGAACTTCTGGACTCCAAAACTCAGCAACTTCCAGCCTCCAACAACCAGGAACTTCTGGACTCCAACAACCAGGAACTTCCAGCCTCCAACAACCTGGACCTTCAGGTCACCAAACAGCACCAACAACTAATACTACAACAACAACAGTACCTACAACATCAACAGCAACAGTTCCAACAGTGAGTACTCATGCACCTGTCATTACATATCAACCACCACCTCAACCATCCAACCAACAAATACCTCCAGGTTTCCAGATAGAGCACAAAATTAATGTTCAAATAAAACCGTATGATGGGAAAGTTTCGCCAAGTCAATGGTGGCAAAAGTTTTTAGCTTTTATAACACTTCAGCATATGacagacaaacaagcaatattaTCATTACCGTTCCATTTAGAGGACAAACCAAGTGAATGGTTTTCAACCCTAGCTGATGAAGCAAAACAATCATTGGCAACAATCAAGACTGCTTTCATAAGCAGATTTCAACCTCAAGTCAGTTCAAGTATTAACTTGACAAAGTTAAAGCAGTCTCCAACCGAAAATATCGAAGATTATATTCATCGGGCAATTCAATACAATAAGTATAGGAGTGCCTCAGTACCGTTTTTGATAGAACTTGCTATTAATGGAATGAAATCCTCTATTGCCCACATAATTATTCCTCAACAACCACAAACTATTGAAGAGTTAAGGAAAATCGCATCAATAGCTGAAATGACagtaaatcaaacaaaaacactaGACGAAACCAACATCAATGACAGTGTCGAAAAATTTGTTGCATCAGCTGAAGCAAGACTCATGGACAATTTGGCAGAAAGATTTTCAAGTACCATCTCTGCAATAAATTCTTCAATGGACGAAAAAATTACCAGCTACAATCCAAATACCTATAAACCGGTTGAAAACAACCAATATGTTCAACCACAATACCAACCACAACTCCAGAATAACTATCAGCCAATCCAGCAATTCCAACAATTCCAACCACGCCAACAATTCCAACCACGTCAACAATTCCAACCACGCCAACAATTCCAACCACGTCAGCAATTCCAACCAAGACAGCAATTCCAGCCACAACAGCAGAATCGAACAAGATATCAACAAACCACGAACCAGACACAGCAATGGTCACCACAAAACCAGACAAACcaaaatacaaattgtataGGCTGTG gTTTCTTGTTCGCTCATCAGAATAGTCTTCTCTACTCCATCATAGTCATATTAAGCCTCATCACAATACTGTTATCCCCCATAAATGGAAAACTCACCCAAAGAATCAACCATggaaatgaaattaaagaacAAATCCAGTCATCTATTACCCAAGAATCATGGTTACCCACTTTCCAGATTGAGTCACCCAAGACCATCGAAGAACAACCCATATTTACACAAAAGTTTGAACCAGAGGCAACATGGCCTGATTCAAACACCATTCTCATTGTTTTTACTACTGGTATCTCCAGAATAGTAATTGTCTTTTGTATTTTCATGTTATGTAAAGTTCGTAAAATGGCAGTAACACTACTTATTTTACAACAGTCACTACAAATACATTCACAAACCATGCCATCATTCATATATCGCAATCCAAATGTCAAGGATAAATCTCCATCTATCATTGAAAAGTTGATGAAACAAGAGTTTTCGTGGAGCCATGTatctgttattttgaataccattgtattaatatttctgatttttatcatatactctTTGTacaaatcaaaaaatcaaaagtcaacAAAAGTCATGCTTGAAATAACTTCAGGTGGAAGTTGTGTAACAGTGCCAATACTAAGTTTGTCATTATGTCCATCCTATTACAATTTTCCTGTACCAAAAGTACATGATCTCTCAATTTCTGCATTTCCtcaatcaaaattatttgtttcatGGTCATCATTTATTATTACAAACAGAGTTACTGGACAGACTGTTAAAATACCATCCACTATAGATATTAATATCATTACTCGTTATAAAATTAGTCAGATTATAAACCAACCATTTAATGTGTATGTTTTGATAACCCATCAAGGTTTTGCCTCCACACTGAATCCATCTTGTTTACCACAGTCTAATGATCATGTTGATGATGTTCATGTAAAGGTTGATGAAACAACCTCAATGTATCCAAAGCTTGATTGA